The following nucleotide sequence is from Candidatus Thermoplasmatota archaeon.
TGAGGGTAGGACGAAGGACGGCGGATCAGGTCCCATGAGCGGGTACAAGTCCGTCCCTTCATCCATCGGGAACTGGTAGGGGGTGTCACCGATTCCGTCGCTTCCCGGTATGTCCTGGTCCGGACCGAGCTTGTCATCGGTCCCGACGTAGTCGCCCCAGTAGTTGCCGCCCGATGGATATCCGTTGTCCCACCGATTGGGACCTGAAGTGATCACGTGCCGCGTGTTGTTGATGAAGATGTTGTGGAACACAGTGTTGTTGTCCGAGAACGGCAGGTGGATTCCGTAGTAGTTGTCCGAGACGTTGTTTCCCGTGACGACGTTTTTCCTCGAGTCGGAAATGACCACGCCCACTTGGTTCCGGACGGCGGTGTTGTTCGCTATCGTGTTGTTCGAGGAGAAACCGAGCTGGATCGCCACGGAGGTGTTGTCCACGTTAAGGCCTTCCACGAGCCAGTCGGAGCAGTTGGCCAGTATGACCTGAGCCGCGTCCGACGGTACGGTCCCGCCAACGACATCCTTCCAGTAGTAGACCGGGTCGCCGTCGACGGTGTTGGTCGTGTCGATGGTGTGGCTGTTCCAGTGCTCCAGGGACTCGCCGTCCAGGTAGATGCCGTTCTCGGACATCGTGTTGTGGATGATTGTGGCGTTCGTCGAGTAGATGACATACAGGGCTATGTTAACGAAGTTCGAGTGCAGCATGTTGTCAGCGAAGGTGTTGTTGTCGGAGCGGTGCAGGGCGATCCCGAAGCCGTTTCCAGAGACGTTGTTCCCGCTCACGTTGCAGTTGTGAGCGTAGTCGAGCTCGACCCCTGCATCGAGAAATCCCCCGCCTCCCGTGAACGTGAACCCGCTGATGTTCACCCAGCTGGCCAACAGGTGCGCTGTGCGGGTTGTCCCGCCACCGTCGATGATCGTCGCGTCCCTGCTCTCACCTATCAGAGACATGGTCTTGTTGACGACGACGTTCTCGAAATAGGTTCCATTGAAAACGTATACTGTGTCTCCTGGATTTGCGGCATCAATCGCGGCCTGAATCGTCGTATGGTTCCCAGGTCCCCCGCCGCCGACGTACAGGGTCGCGGCGCTCACCTCCGAGGCGAAGGGCACCGAGAGGGCGAAGACGCTCGCCATCATGACGAGCACTACGAGCAGACTCCACCTGCGCATGCCATCCTCCCCAACTTGACTATGGCAGTTGTCCAAGGGCAGATAATCGTTTTGGCGGGAGGGCTGCGTGCTCGCTCCTGGTCTCGGTGACGGAGGGCATGGCGGTCAGATGGACTTGTCCCGCCACTGATGCGGTCCACAATGGCCAGTGATTTGCCAGCGAGAATCATTAAATAGGCAGGGAGGCGTATTTCCACACGTAAATCACCGCCATCGTTCGCGAGGATGGTGGTCACAAATAGGTTGGAGGGGATGCACGATAACGCTTCTAGTCGACGGATAGCTGTTTCGCCAATGCTGTCCCGGGAGGCAACAGACTTATACTCGTATAACGATATGGTTATACATGGCGAAGGACACGATAATCAAGGCCCGCATCCTCAAGTGGGGGAACTCCTACGGGTTCCGCATCCAGAAGGCCGACCTGGAGAGGTTGGGTCTCCGCCCCGGGGAGGAGGCCCTCGTGCGCTTGGAGAGGAGAAGCGATGCCGTGGACCTTTCGGAACTCCCGACGTTCAAGGGCGGGATGCCGGACGACTCCCTGCGGCACGACGAGCTCCTGGGAGAGGCCCGCCACAAGACGAAGAAGGAGAAGAAGTGATGCGGGTCGCCGACACCAGTGCCCTGTACGCGCTCTTCTCCGAGGACGATCGATTTCACAAGAGGGCGTTGAAGGACGTGAGCGGTCCTGACCCCATCGTCGTCCCGTCCGAGATCCTGGTGGAGACCATCGACCTTCTCGCCTACCGATTCGGCCGGAGCGCAGGGAGGAAGGCCCTGGACTCCCTTCTGCAGCTTCCACACGTGAGAGTCGCGGAGAAGGTCGAGTTGAGCGCGGTCGGAGAGATTCACAGCAGAGGGAAGCTGAGCCTCGCCGACGCCTTTGTGGTCCAGACCTGTGTGGCGCTCGGAGCGGATGTCCTGGCCTATGACAGGAGGATCGTTGCCGAGCTCCGGAAGCGGCGCCCGTAGCGAGCGTCTGGGGCGGTGCGAGTTCTCTCATAATCGCTTTGGCGGGAGGCCTACCTCTCCGCCTTCAGTATGACCTTCTCCGAGTCCTGACCCAGTTCCCCGTCCCGCCAGCCCCTACACTTAAATAGCAGCAACGGGTTTTTTCAGCCTGTTGGGAGGAAGATGATCATTCACAGAGTGGCAATCCTGCTGTGTGCGGTTGTGCTTCTATCACCTTACGTCACGGGCGGCGACGGCAACGAGGAGGAGCCCCTTCAGCAGCTGATGCTGAGGGTGGGAGCGCAGGACGACATGAAGACGAGGAACATACTCGGCCCGAGCGACATATGGACGTCTAACCTGCTCTCGCCCGTCTACGGCAGCGTCGGTCTCGAGGACCCGGCGACGCAGGGGCCGCTCCCCTACCTGCTCAAGGGCGTGGACGCGGACGACGACGGCGTCTTCGACCTGGACGAGTACGGCACGTTCCAGAAGGAGGTGCTCCCGTTCGACGTCACGGCCTACTACGACTTCAACGGCGTGCTCTCGCACGACGGCGTCCAGATGACGATGGACGACCTCCTCTTCAGCTATCACCTGCGCGCGCTAGACCCGCGGGAGATGTCGCTCGACGTGATCAAGGACAAGAACAACCTGCCCGGCACGAACTACTCGACCAGCAGGTGGCTCCACGTGTGGCCGGTGCTGGACAACTGGGACGCCGGCATCCCCGTGGGTCCCGATGCGACGCTGACGTTCGCGCTGCGCTTCAGCCAGCAGGCGACCTACTCGGGCTTTGTGAGGCATGTGCTCAGTGACGCGACCATAATCCCGATGCACATCTGGGAGGGGACTGGGAAGCTGTGCCTCAACGCGACCGGCGGCGTCTGCGACTTCTGGAAGATGGGGCTCCACTCCGACTTCGGGTACGCATACGACCCTGTCACGCACAACGGGGTACCGGCCACGAACCCGAACGCGTTCGACTACTTCGATGCGGAGAGCTGGGAGCCGAGCGATGACGAGGTCGTGGGGACGGGGCCCTTCGAGTTCGATACCTGGATCCCGGGCGTGTCCGCGTGGACGATAAGGTACGAGGACTACGCGGCCGACGCCCTCGACTGCGAGAGGTCCGGCACCCCGCCCGTCTGCCAGGGCAACTTCTACAGCCACATGCACAAGCCCATCATCGAGGGGATGCTGTTCAAGATCTACAAGACCGCCCAGGCTTCGATATTCGCACTCCAGGCGGGCGAGATCGACCTTGTCTCTTGGTCTGTCCCGCCGGAGTTCTTGCCGAACCTTCAAATAGACCCGACCGTGGGGATCTCCATCACCGCCGAGCGCGGGTTCACGTACCTCGGGTACAACATGCGCATGTCCCCCTTCGGCTATCTGGACAACGACCCCACGAAGGGTGACGACGGCTACTACCTCCGCAAGGCGGTCTCGCACGTGATAGACAAGCAGCTCATCATCTCCGTCCTGCTCCAGGACTACGGCGTGGCAGGGAACCAGCCCATCCGCCCGGAGGATGTGCTGTGGTACAACGGGTCCGTCACGAAGTACAACTACGACCTGGACGCTGCGCGACAGATCCTGGACGACCACTACACCATATCGTTCCAAGGAGGACCCGGTCTCGGCTGGACGGGTGGATACAGGAATCTGCCGTCGATAGGCAACTCCCAGATCGAGATACTGTGCCCGCAGGCGGACTACGATCCGATACAGGCCTCCGCGTGCAACATGATCGCATCCAAAGCCAGAGAGGTCGGATTGAACATGATGGCGCAGCTGATGGCGTTCAGCGAGATCACAGAGCGCCTCGCCAACCGCGACATGCAGATGTGGACGTACAGCGAGAGAATCAACTCCTACCCGGCAGAGTTCTACACCGACTTCTACTACTCGGGAGGCGCGCCCGCCGGGCTGAACTACGCGGGGTTCCAGAACTACACGTTCGACAGCCTGTGCACGGATGCGCGGGCGG
It contains:
- a CDS encoding right-handed parallel beta-helix repeat-containing protein, with the translated sequence MRRWSLLVVLVMMASVFALSVPFASEVSAATLYVGGGGPGNHTTIQAAIDAANPGDTVYVFNGTYFENVVVNKTMSLIGESRDATIIDGGGTTRTAHLLASWVNISGFTFTGGGGFLDAGVELDYAHNCNVSGNNVSGNGFGIALHRSDNNTFADNMLHSNFVNIALYVIYSTNATIIHNTMSENGIYLDGESLEHWNSHTIDTTNTVDGDPVYYWKDVVGGTVPSDAAQVILANCSDWLVEGLNVDNTSVAIQLGFSSNNTIANNTAVRNQVGVVISDSRKNVVTGNNVSDNYYGIHLPFSDNNTVFHNIFINNTRHVITSGPNRWDNGYPSGGNYWGDYVGTDDKLGPDQDIPGSDGIGDTPYQFPMDEGTDLYPLMGPDPPSFVLPSLPLRLQALDGDDHVNLTWEPPLSDGGLPVVNYSVYRGTSRGQGTFQAMGGNVTSFSDANVTIGVTYYYSVAAVTFVGEGPRSIEVPGKPGNLHPACTVTAPAQGSTVSGIAPINGTASDPDGTVAYVEVRIDDGRWMVVDGSTSWTISWRTRTSPNGNHTIYARSFDGTGYSAEVAVTVFVNNTALPPPEDDEDPMADFWEFWTWAARAFMIVMLSVLLVGAIGSERKRRKRRLKESEARDERFESKEDGAESWKGPAERIQGYFFVVFVNAIVASSLFLIALTVSGVTLLGGVLFLVVSFSLFACYIMVQMKEWR
- a CDS encoding type II toxin-antitoxin system VapC family toxin yields the protein MRVADTSALYALFSEDDRFHKRALKDVSGPDPIVVPSEILVETIDLLAYRFGRSAGRKALDSLLQLPHVRVAEKVELSAVGEIHSRGKLSLADAFVVQTCVALGADVLAYDRRIVAELRKRRP
- a CDS encoding ABC transporter substrate-binding protein, giving the protein MIIHRVAILLCAVVLLSPYVTGGDGNEEEPLQQLMLRVGAQDDMKTRNILGPSDIWTSNLLSPVYGSVGLEDPATQGPLPYLLKGVDADDDGVFDLDEYGTFQKEVLPFDVTAYYDFNGVLSHDGVQMTMDDLLFSYHLRALDPREMSLDVIKDKNNLPGTNYSTSRWLHVWPVLDNWDAGIPVGPDATLTFALRFSQQATYSGFVRHVLSDATIIPMHIWEGTGKLCLNATGGVCDFWKMGLHSDFGYAYDPVTHNGVPATNPNAFDYFDAESWEPSDDEVVGTGPFEFDTWIPGVSAWTIRYEDYAADALDCERSGTPPVCQGNFYSHMHKPIIEGMLFKIYKTAQASIFALQAGEIDLVSWSVPPEFLPNLQIDPTVGISITAERGFTYLGYNMRMSPFGYLDNDPTKGDDGYYLRKAVSHVIDKQLIISVLLQDYGVAGNQPIRPEDVLWYNGSVTKYNYDLDAARQILDDHYTISFQGGPGLGWTGGYRNLPSIGNSQIEILCPQADYDPIQASACNMIASKAREVGLNMMAQLMAFSEITERLANRDMQMWTYSERINSYPAEFYTDFYYSGGAPAGLNYAGFQNYTFDSLCTDARAELDLNRQQQLIKEASALLADNLPNDVLHFKDNIEAYREDRFVNWTVGRADSIFADSYWSWIGIHPPYGTTVDVLLPGGGTVNEGESLPVEIFVHNGYGDPLGGANVTVYVSPAGPTVVPDSGVTAANGTIGTITFTAPEVTQDTMYWVTAYADYMGEWGNGSASIFVRNVDLLPPEMLDVTAEPDPQEMGGAVNISLSVQDESLVWVICQVLDAGLVEIENATMFYDSLSDRYYLERTYDAAGTYGFRIWAIDLHWNENSTEGSFHILGPPPTISDVQWQRLSGNIPTSVNVSATIEGANGVDGAWLHVWDPDGQEIGNYSMLSSADLYWKVVQAGTAGTFAFRISARDAFDKWAAQDGAFTVADETLPTADAGSDVIVSQGDTVTFDGTGSTDNWRVESYMWTFFNGTDVVTLHGPLSGSMFNVAGGFLVMLEVRDPAGNADQDYLFVQVIATDADGDGLSDWDEENTYGTDPADADTDGDGMGDGAEVAAGRDPLTADEEGKEVKPLAEELWWVFLLFAVVFLAALVLLVLMGWMRRRPEEPAEEDERAPPEESE